The proteins below are encoded in one region of Actinomycetota bacterium:
- a CDS encoding pirin family protein has translation MDRRLPMTIHIRRDQEIHREEGGWFTARWHFSFDRYYDPEYMGFGNMRVFNDDRLIPGAIWPMHPHRDIEGLTYVVEGLFRHQDDVGGPPGPLPAGSVQRMTLGSGAWHSEQNGSETEPMRFIQIWILPSERGLPPGVEQRVFTKEGRTGRLLRAISPEGGDAVKVHGDASVFVSALAPGDAVGHQVADGRGAYLYVISGALEANGERMATGDAARIRSEPDLKLAAAEDTELILVDVALS, from the coding sequence GTGGACCGCAGACTGCCCATGACCATCCACATCCGCAGGGATCAGGAGATCCATCGCGAGGAGGGCGGGTGGTTCACCGCCCGGTGGCACTTCTCGTTCGACCGGTACTACGACCCCGAGTACATGGGGTTCGGGAACATGCGGGTGTTCAACGACGACCGGTTGATCCCCGGCGCGATCTGGCCGATGCACCCGCACCGCGACATCGAGGGGCTGACGTACGTCGTGGAGGGCCTGTTCCGCCACCAGGACGACGTCGGAGGGCCACCGGGGCCACTCCCGGCCGGGTCGGTGCAGCGCATGACACTCGGCAGCGGCGCCTGGCATTCCGAGCAGAACGGCTCGGAGACCGAACCGATGCGGTTCATCCAGATCTGGATCCTCCCGTCGGAGCGCGGGCTCCCGCCCGGGGTCGAGCAGCGCGTGTTCACCAAGGAGGGCCGGACCGGGCGGCTGCTGCGCGCCATCTCGCCGGAGGGCGGCGACGCCGTGAAGGTGCACGGAGACGCGTCGGTGTTCGTGTCGGCGCTCGCCCCCGGCGACGCAGTGGGCCACCAGGTCGCCGACGGTCGCGGTGCGTACCTCTACGTGATCTCAGGCGCCCTGGAAGCGAACGGGGAGCGCATGGCCACCGGGGACGCCGCGCGCATCCGGAGCGAACCCGACCTGAAGCTCGCCGCGGCCGAGGACACCGAGCTCATCCTGGTCGACGTGGCGCTCTCGTAG
- a CDS encoding ATP-binding protein yields MLPWLGVGHAWSGRELELERLDAALDAAPSGTRAEVVEGEGGAGKTTLWREALLHAADRCYTVLSCHPAESEAKLSFQGLADLLGPVLDATIGELPVPQRHALEVALLGSEEAGGPVDLRTVCMGALEILRVVCLRTIDRARSSSVCPMKRWPPGEPPCWT; encoded by the coding sequence GTGCTGCCGTGGCTGGGAGTGGGCCACGCATGGTCGGGGCGCGAGCTCGAGCTCGAACGGCTGGACGCCGCACTGGACGCCGCACCCTCCGGTACCCGCGCCGAGGTCGTCGAGGGAGAGGGAGGCGCCGGTAAGACGACTCTGTGGCGAGAAGCCCTCCTCCACGCGGCGGACCGATGCTACACCGTGCTGTCCTGTCACCCCGCCGAGTCGGAGGCGAAGCTCTCGTTCCAGGGCCTCGCCGACCTGCTCGGCCCCGTCCTGGACGCCACCATCGGAGAGCTGCCCGTTCCCCAGCGGCACGCACTGGAGGTCGCGCTGCTCGGGAGCGAGGAGGCCGGTGGCCCCGTCGACCTCCGAACGGTCTGCATGGGAGCGCTGGAAATCCTGCGTGTCGTGTGCCTCCGTACCATCGATCGCGCTCGGTCCAGTTCCGTCTGCCCGATGAAGAGGTGGCCGCCCGGCGAGCCGCCGTGCTGGACGTGA